The DNA window ACTCGGAGCCGGCAATGACCAGTTGACCGTCAGCAACAGTCAGGTGGGCAACCGGACGATCGCCGGCGGCGGAGCAGGAAGAGACACACTGAATGTCACAACATCCCTGTTTGGGCGGACACCGCGGCTGACAAGTTTCGAAACGCTGCTGGGAGATCTGGCGAACACGATGCTCGCGTAGACCGCGCAGGAATGTTTCCTGTTCAACAGCCAGGCGACGGCAGACTGGAAGGCGGCACTCCGTGATTCAGCGTCACGGGGTGTTCGCCGGAATTCGGCGTCCGGAACAGAGCCGTGCAGCGGGTGACGTCGAGTCACCCGCCGCACTTCACCGCAACACGCATTTCGCTGCGAGTCGACATTCACGCCGGCGAAGTGTCGGCCGTGCCGCCGAACTGCATTCCGCCGCTGATCCGGTAGCCGTTCAGAAATGCTGTGGCGTCCATCGGCCCTTTTCCATCCGGCTGCAGCCGACAAATTTCGATCACGCCGCCGCCGGTCTGAACCAGCAGCCTTTTGTCCGCGAGCAACACCGTGCCCGTGCTGCCTGAGGCGACATTCTCCGGCAGGCTCTGCGGATCGGGATTCGTCGTGAGAATGATGCAGCGAAGCGGTTCGCGGGTTTTCGAAACCAGCCACGTCGCTGCCTTCGGCCATGGCTGCATGGCTCGCACGTGACAATCGATCTGTCGCGGCGACTGAGTCCAGTCGATCACACCGTCGTGTTTGCGAATTTTCGGAGCCAGCGTGACCAGCGACGGATTCTGGCGGGCGAACCTGGCGGTGCCGTGTTCAAGCTGGTTGACGACGTCCAGCGCCAGCGGCGCGCTGAGTTCCGCCAGCCTGAGCATCAGGTCGCCCGATGTTTCTTTGCTGCCAATTTCGGTCTCGACGACGCCTGCGATCGGGCCGGAATCCAGCGCCGGTTCGATCCGAAAGATCGTCACGCCGGTTTCCTGATCGCCTTTCCAGATCGAGTACTGCACCGGTGCGGCTCCGCGATGCCGAGGCAACAGGGATCCGTGCAGATTGAAGGCTCCCAGCCGCGGGATTTCCAGGAACTCGGGCTTCAGAATCTGACCGTAGGCGGCGACGATGAATGCGTCAGCGTTCAGCAAACGCAATTCGTCCAGCACGTCGGGTCGGTTGACTCGCGGCGGCTGGAACACCGGAATGCCGTGTTCTTCGGCGAGCTGCTTCACCGAATTGACATGCCGATGATGCCCGCGACCGGTGCGATCCGGTTGAGTGAAGATTCCCGCCACTTCGTGGTCAGATTCAATTAGCGCCTTGAACGAAGGCAGCGCGAATTCGCCGGTGCCCAACAGGACGATTCGAAGCGGCACGAGGAGTCCCTTCAAACAAAGCGAGCCACTCCGTCAGCGGAGTGGCTCGAGGTAGACTGACGAACGATGCCGTGCAGATCAGTTCCAGAATTTCTCACCGTGCCAGTTGATCGACGGATGCGTTTCAACCTCGACATCGCCATTCACCTTTGTCTGACAGGCAAGGCGGACGTCCTGGCCGGGATGACTGAGCATCTTCAGTCCGAGCAAGGGGTTGATCCACTTGCCGATCCGTTCAAAGAAGCTTCTCTTCGAACAGTTCTGTGACCCGTTTCTGATGATCACATTGCAACTGCCGCATTGTCCGAACCCCATGCAGTTCACAACCTTATGCGGCCCGGAATAGAGCTGCACGCCGTTCTTTCTCGCGACTGAGCGAATATCTTCGCCGTCGTGAGCCTGCACAGTGACCTTTTCGTTGACAAACTTGATCGTGGGCATAACTAGGCCGATGCTTCTTCGCGAGCCAGATACAACCGCTGAATGTCCTCCAGCGTGACAGTGATTTCGCGCGCAAATCCCGTGTGTGTGCGTTCGTACTGGATCTTGCTGGCGAATTCCGGGTGCTCATGAATGGACCTGGCCACCCAGCGGCGATCTTCAGCAGACAGGTCGCCGACGGAATCGTCCCAGCGAGTTCGAGTCTCCATTACCAACGCGTCAATTCGCGGATCAAATTTCTGCGCCATGTGAGTTGTCGTTTCTGTACGACGGAACTCCGATCCCGTCGGTAAGTCGCGACGGGATCGGAGTCCCGTCGCACAAGATACTAATCCTTCCGGGCCATGCTGACCAGCTTCCTGGCTCGTTCCAGAGCGTGAGCATTGGCGGCAAATTCTTCGTCGGAACGGACCCGCTCGGCCCTTGCTTTCGTCATTTCCTCGACCGCTTTGGCGCGGCTGATTTCTGACACGGGTTGAGCGGAATTTGTCAGCACGGAAACCTGTTCGCCCTTGACCTGAATGAAACCGCCATCGATGAAATACGACTCGCTTCCGCCGCCAAGCTCGTTCAGTTTCAGCTCGCCGACGCCCAGCCGTCCGACCAGCGGCGCGCGGCCCGGATAGACGCCGGCAGATCCATCGAACATCGGAACGCGGATCGACGCCACAGGGCGGTCGAACAGCGTCGTTTCGGGTGTAACGAGTACCAGGCGAAGGTCAGCCACTGTGAGTTCCTGTTGATCGTTTTTCGGCGATCCGAAGTCGATGCTGTGACAAGCGGTGAAACGCCGCCTTCAGACTGCCGAAAAATCAGTCCCGATCGACGGCGGTTCCTGCCACCGGCTATTCTCCGGCTTCTTCCTGCATCTTCTTGTACTGGGCTTCCGCTTCTTCGATAGCACCGACGTACATAAACGCACTTTCCGGCAGGTGGTCCCACTTGCCGTCGCAGATCTCTTCGAAGCTGCGAATCGTGTCTTCCAGCGGAGTAATGTTGCCCGGCTTGCCCGTGAACACTTCCGCGACCAGGAACGGCTGCGACAGGAAGCGTTCAATGCGGCGAGCACGATGCACGACCATTTTGTCGTCTTCGCTCAGTTCGTCCACACCCAGAATGGCGATGATGTCCTGTAGTTCTCGGTATCGCTGAAGCGTCTGCTGAACTCGGCGAGCCACTGCGTAGTGCCGTTCGCCGACGTACTGCGGGTCCAAAATACGGCTGGAGGAAGCCAGCGGGTCGATGGCCGGGTAGATACCTTTTTCGGAAATCTTTCGTTCCAGATAAATGAACGCGTCCAGGTGGGAAAATGCGGTCGCGGGAGCCGGGTCGGTCGGGTCGTCGGCAGGAACGTAGACGGCCTGCACGGACGTGATGGCTCCGTTGTTCGTCGACGTGATGCGTTCCTGAAGTTCACCCAGCTCCGTGCCCAGAGTCGGCTGGTAACCCACGGCGGACGGCATGCGACCCAGCAGAGCTGACACTTCCGAGCCCGCCTGGCTGAACCGGAAAATATTGTCGACGAACAGCAGCGTGTCCGACCCCGTTGCGTCACGGAACCATTCCGCCATCGTCAGAGCCGACAGGGCAACTCGCAGACGAGCACCCGGCGGTTCGTTCATCTGTCCGAACACCATGCACGTCTGTTCGATGACGGAGCGACCGGTATCGCCGATCTTGGTTTCCTGCATTTCCAGCCACAGGTCATTCCCTTCGCGAGTTCGTTCGCCGACGCCGGCGAAGACGGAATAGCCGCCGTGTGCGCTTGCGATTCGAGCGATCAGTTCGGTCAGAATCACGGTCTTTCCGAGACCCGCACCGCCGAAGAGTCCGGCCTTACCGCCGCGGACGAACGGAGTCAGCAGGTCGACGACCTTGATCCCGGTTTCGAAGACTTCGGTCTTGGCCGACAGGTTCTCCAGTTTCGGCGGATGGCGGTGAATCGGCCACCGTTCGTCGTGCTCGACTTCCCCGCGGCCATCAATCGCGTCACCCAACACGTTGAAGACGCGGCCGAGTGTTCCCTTGCCGACAGGCACAGACAGCGGCTGTCCTGTGTCGGTCACGGTCATACCGCGGACCATGCCGTCTGTGCCTCCCAGAGCGACGCAGCGGACCTGGCCGCCGCCGAGGTGCTGCTGCACTTCTCCGGTGACTCTGATCTTGATTCCCTTAACGGTCTCTTCGATCTGAAGAGCGTTATAGATTTCGGGCAGCGCGTCTTCGGGAAACTCGGCGTCGAACGTCGAGCCGATGATCTGAGAAACTTTGCCCTGGGTCAGTGTGGCGCTCATTTGTCTCGTGCCTGATTTGAATCTTTGCTCTTGGACTTGCCGTTACTCGCACATCTGCGGAAGCCCCCGACGCAAGTCCGGGGTTTGTCACACAGTTTGCTGGACATGCAGAAACGTGTGCTGAGAGGCCCCGGATGCCAATCCGGAGTTCGTCACCCAACGCGGCGTTGCTGGCTGGATGACACTCCGGGGACTCGCGTACGTGGTCTCTTTTCGAATTGTGTTTCTACTCCAATGCCGCCGCTCCGCCGATGATTTCGGCCAGTTCGGAGGTGATGTTTGCCTGTCGAGCCCGGTTGTACTGCTGCTTCAGACTGCCGGCCATTTCGTCCGCGTTTTCGGTGGCTCCCTTCATTGCCACCATGCGAGCGATTTGTTCGCTGACCGCTGCATCCAGAAAACACTTGAACAACTTTGCCCGGAATGCCGCCGGAACGATCTCTTCCAGAATCTCCTGTGGCGACGGCTGAAATTCATAGTCGATGCCGGAACCGCTCGATTTACCCGCCGCCGGTTCTCCACCCAGGCTGGAAAGCGGCAACAGCGACTCCACCACGGCATATTGTCGGGATGCCGATTCAAACTGCGTGTAGACCACATCCAGCCGATCAATTCGTCCCGCGATGTAGTCTTCGGCGTAGCGGGTGCCGAGTTCGTCCACTTCGGCAAACGCGGGCTGATCCTCGAAATGTGTGTAATCGCGAGCCAGAGGGATCTTCTGAAACTTCAGGAACTTGATGCCTCGCTTGCCGGACACTTCCAGCGAGTACTCGATACCCTGAGCTTTCAGTTCACGCATGTGAGCCATCGTGTTCCGCAGCACTGATCCGTTGTAACCGCCGCAAAGTCCTCGGTTGGACGTCAGCACCAGCAGCACACTGCGCTTTTGCTCCGCGCGCGATTCCAGCAGTGGATGCGAAAACTTCAGATCGGCACGTCCGAGATCACCGACGATTTCTGAGATCTTCTTCGTGTACTCAGCCGCTTCCGACGCGCGGTCCATCGCTCTCTTGAACCGACTGGTGGCGATCAGTTCCATCGTCCGCGTGATCTTGCGGATATTGCGAACCGACTTCAGTCGTTTAACAAGTAAGCGTGGATTGGCCATGAGTTTTTCGGATGCAGCGGCGTGTTGCCGCTTGATGTCTTAGTGGATTCAGCCAGCCGCAGGGCGGTTGTGCCATGCCTCTCGTTTTTTGATGCGTGCCACTGGCCGTGCCAGTGCCCTCTACCCTCGAAGTCACTGGCACTGCCAGTGGCACACGCCCCATCGATTCATCATGAATGCAGCAACAGCCCCGATTGACTTCGTTGCACGAAAAACCGGGCCTGGCGCCATGCGGGCTGGTCGACTCCTGGTTTGTCAGAATTTTTCAACATTTTACTGGCCGCGGCGGTCACCGATGCTTTTCGAAACTCTTACTGCCACGAGCCTGAATGACTCATTCTTCCCGGTGGCGGTAATCGGTCGGCCCGCAGCCGACGTGCTTACGCAGCGGTTGCGGCCGCTGTCCGGCTGCGGAACGCGTCCAGAGCGGCCCTCAGCGCTGTTTCCACTTCCTCCGTCAGTTCCGCCTTTTCAATCAGCTTGTCACGGGCGTCAGCATGTTCTGACCGCATGAAGTCCAGAAGTTCCCTTTCCGTCTGCTGGACCTTTGCCACGGGAACTTTGTCGAAATACCCCTTGGCTCCGGCATAAATGACAATAACCTGATCCGCCACGTGCAGCGGGTCATATTGTGGCTGCTTCAGAAGCTCGACCATGCGGTAACCACGATCCAACTGTGCCTGAGTCGCCTTGTCCAGTTCGGTGCCAAGCTGAGCGAACGCTTCAAGTTCTCGGAAGGCCGCCAGGTCCAGTCGGAGCGAACCGGCAATTTTCTTCATGGCCTTATTCTGAGCGTTCCCGCCGACGCGCGAGACACTGATACCGACGTTGATGGCAGGACGAACGCCCTTCCAGAACAGGTCCGGTTCCAGATAGATCTGGCCGTCGGTAATGGAAATCACATTCGTCGGAATGTAGGCGGACACTTCGCCTTCCAAAGTTTCGATAATCGGAAGAGCCGTCATGGACCCGCCGCCCAGTTCGTTGCTGAGCTTGACGGCTCGTTCCAGCAGTCGGCTGTGGCAATAAAAGACGTCACCGGGAAACGCTTCCCGTCCCGGCGGACGACGCAGCAGCAGCGACAACTGGCGATAGGCGATCGCCTGCTTGGACAGGTCATCGTACACAACCAGCGTATCTTCGCCGTTGTACATGAAGTGCTCAGCCATCGCCGCTCCGGAATACGGAGCAATGTACTGCAGCGGAGCCGGATCGGCGGAACTGGCCGCCACCACGATGGTATAGTCCAGTGCTCCGTTTTCGCGAAGAACCTCGACGACTCCGGCGATGGACGCGGCTCGCTGTCCGCACGCCACGTAGATGCACTTAACGCCGGTACCCTTCTGGTTCAGAATGGTGTCGATGGCGACGGCGGTCTTGCCGGTTTTGCGGTCGCCGATGATGAGTTCACGCTGACCGCGACCGATGGGCGTCATCGAATCGATGGCTTTGATCCCGGTCTGCAGCGGAACTTTCACCGGCTGCCGTCCGGCGACGCCAACAGCTTCGTGTTCGACGGGCCGTGACTCGCTGGTCATGACCGGACCTTTGCCGTCCAGCGGATTTCCCAGCGGATCCACAACTCGCCCGAGCATGGCATCGCCGACCGGCACCGACAGCAGCGTCCCGGTGGCTTTAACTTCGTCGCCTTCCATGATCTTCAGGTAGTCCCCGAGAATCACGACGCCGACGCTGTTTTCTTCCAGGTTCAGGACCAGTCCGGTGATGCCACTGGGGAACTCGACCATTTCACCGGCCATGGCCGTGGACAGGCCGGTGCATCGAGCGATGCCGTCACCCACTTCGATCACGCGACCGACTTCCGCCGTCTGAATCTGACCGCGAAAGTCTTCAATCTCCTTCTGGATGACTGAAGCGATCTCGTCCGCTTTGAATTTCATGGAAAGTCTTCTCCGTCAAACGACCCGTCAGTGTTTTCAGACGAGTACGCAGCGATGAATCATAAACTGTGTCACCGACCTGAATCACCAGGCCACCGATCAGAGATTCGTCAACCGATTCCTGAAGAATTGGCTCGAACCCGAGTTTGTCTTTCAATCGATCCCGAATCTGACCTCGCGACTGGTCAGACAGCGGCCGGGCGGACCGCACCTGCACCCGCTGCTGGCCGGCGAGTTCCTCACGCACCTGCACCACAACCTGCCGGATCTCGTCGATCAGCTGCATGCGGTTGTGCCGTACCAGTACTTTCAGAAAGTTCGCGAAGAACTCCGAACAGTGAGGCGCAACCGAACGGCCAATCACGGCAAGTTTGTCGTCTCTGCTCACGGAATCAGAAACCAGCACCTGCCGAAAATCGGGATGCACGGCCAGCACGTCGTCGACAAACGAAGCCAGTTCGGCCTCCGCGTCGTCCACACCGTTTTCCTTTGCGGCCGAGAGATACGACCGGGCGTAAAGACTCGCAACAGCCTTCGCGCCGGGATCTTCCAGCACGTGGTCAGGTCGAGTTTTCAGTGGCTCGGACATGGATACCTCAAAAATTGCCGCACGCCGTATCAGCGGTGCGCCCGATGACGGGACCGGTGCCGGACAACCGCCCGCCCGTTACGCAGCGACCCCGCAGGGCCTTGTCAAAAACTACGTGCCGATTTCCTGAAGTGCTTCGCTGATCAGCCGGTCCTGGTCGGCGTCGTTCATGGCCCGACCGAGCACTCGTTCCGTGGCTGCGGCCACCTGCCGATTGACCGATGTGAAGACATCCGCCAGAGCCGCATCTTTGGCCCGGCCGATATCTTCCTTCGCTCGAACCCGCATGGCTTCCACGTCAGCCTGTGCCTTCGCGACGATGTCCTGACTGACGCGTTCGGCGTCGCGTTTGGCTTCCGCCACCATGTCGGCGACGGTCTGCTCCGCGCCGCGAAGTTTGGCTTCGTAGTCGGCCAGCAGCGCCTGTGACTTCCGCTGGTTCTCTTCAGCCTCAGCGATCGCGGAGCGAATCCCGGCTTCCCGCCGATCAAGCCCTTCGATCATCGGCTTCCACGCGAGCTTTTTCAGCACGAACAGAAAGATGACAAACACAACCAGCGACCACAGAGCCAGGTCCGCCTTCGGATCCATCGGAGGCCCCGGAGCCGTACCGTGGCCACCCGCCTCGGCATGCCCGTCGACCGAAGCCGCTTCTCCGCCGTGTTCGGATTTCTCAGCGTGTTCCTGGGCATATACGGACACAACCGACGACGCGACGCACAGCGCAAACGCGAAGCAACAGAGTTTCAGCGAGTATGCAACGTATCGAAACATCATTGACCGCACCGCAGAACCGCAGGATCGAAAACCAGCGAACTTCGCATCACCCGGAAAGGAACACACGAAGCCGACTAGCCGCCACGAGCAATACACACGATGAGTGCGAAAAACGTTGCCCCTTCGATCAGAGCGGCCGCAACGATCATGGCACCACGAATGTCACCGGCAACTTCAGGCTGCCGAGCCATGCTTTCCACGGCAGAAGCACCAATCTTGCCAATACCCCAGCCGGCACCCAGCATCACAATCCCGGCCCCGAAGGCGCCTGAGAAGCTGATTGAGGTACCGCCATCCTGAGCCATTGCCGGAACGGCGGTTGCCAACATGGCCGCAAAGACCAGACAGAACAATTTCACAAATCGACTCACGAGAAACTCCTCTTGGAATCTGAAACGCGCCGCAGCACGAAACCCTAATCGAACCCCTTTTGCCTTTGATCCGTAACTCCCGAAAAGCCTGCCCTGCTATGGGTCAGTGTTCATGCACCGCCATTGCGATAAAAATGGTTGACAGGAACGCGAACACATACGCCTGCAGAAACGCGACAAACAACTCCAGCAGACCAATGAAAATCTGACCAAAAATGCTTGCCACGGTCACCAGCGACCACATCGCCACCCCTTCATGGGCAAACGAGGCAATAAACCCGAGAATTACCGCGATCACCGTGTGGCCGCCCATGATGTTGGCAAACAGTCGAACAGCCAGAACCGCGTGCTTGATAAAGAAGCCAAAGATCTCAATCCCAAAGATGCCGTAGGACAACACGGCCCCGCCAGCACCCGGAACACCTGTTTCCGGCTTCATATTATTAAAGAATCCGGCCGGCCCCATTGCCTGAAACCCATAGGTCACGGTGGCAAAAAACGCGACCACGGCCAACGCACCGGTGACATTGATGTTCCCGGTTGCGGAACCGAGCCAGGGAATTGCCCCCAGCAGATTGCAGATCAGGATGTAAAAGAAGCAGCTCCAGATAAACGGCAGATACTTGTCGGCAGGATGCCCTCCCGTTGGCTCATGCGAATGGTCGCCGTGACCGTCGCCATGCCCGTGATCATGATGGTCGTCGCCAATTGTGGGCCGCACGACCTCATCTCGAATAAACAGGGCGATGGCTTCCCAGAAGTTCCAGAATCGCCCCTTTACAGGCTCACCGCTGCGAATCCTTCGCGCCAGACCCCAAAACACGAACAGGACGATTGCTGCCGCAACAACCTGCAGCACCATGAACTTCGTGAGCTCGAACGAAAATATCCCGATGTCAAAGTTGAAGGTGTCAGGGAGCCGTATGTCCAGCAGTCCGTGGCCATGCGCATCCGCATGTCCGCCTGGCAGATCGAAGCCGGCAGCATCACGCACATGATGAAACAGATCTTCCTGGTGCTCTTCGCCAGCCATGCAGACTTAAGCCAGTGGATATGGTAAGAAAAACGATCTAAAAACGAGCAGCCTCAGGCCACACTGCGACTTCGACCGAACAGCACCCACACTTCGGTCGCCAGAGCCAGCAGATAGAAACCTATCAGCCAGCCGAAAAAGTCGGCGACGCCCAGATCCGGACGAAGTTCTTTCACAACAAGAGCCGCCGTGGCGACCGAAAACATCCGAACCATCGACTGCACCAGCAGCGCATTCAGATCGTTCGAGAAAATAGCGAGTCGCGAAAGGAACACAACCAACCAGCCGGGCACCAGACAACAGATTGCCGCAATCGACATCCACCAGACCCCCGACTCACCCCGCAACGACCGCGCCGGCCAGAAACAAACTGCCCAGCCAGCCGCAACCACCACGGTCAACAGCGCGACAGACGGAAACAGACCTGGACGAGATGCCTGATTCACTCTGAGCAGGAGTCCTTGTCATTCGAATCCGGCAGCCCGCTCGATGCCGCAACGTCGTTGCGCCGTTCGCGGCGTTTCTGCGATTCTTTGTCCAGCCGCCTCAGCAAATCCCGCAGCGACACTGCTGCTGCCACACAACCTGCCAGCGACCCGATGATTGTCAGCACCGGCATCCAGCCAGTCTTTGTATCCAGCCAATAGCCGACGCCTGCGCAGATGGCTATCGACATTCCCGCCGACATCACTTCGTGGGCCTGCCGATACGCATCCGCGATGCTACTGGCCCGCCGCTTGCGCCTGGTTTCGGAGTCCTTTGACACGAGGCGGAGCTCCGGTGCGTTTCGACCCTTGCCCGTGAGACCTGGTGACGTGCGCCAGACAGGTGTGTGCGGCGCGGCGAGTCTAGTGGCTGCCTTTCGGTCGTTCAAAGTTGGTGGCGCTGAGCGCTTCCGTTTCCCAGGATCGGGATGCTACACTCCCAGCCGCGAAACACTGAGCGGCATTCCGAAGCGTGACGGTAATCCGCGATACAGGTCGTGTCGTTCCGGCGTGGCGAAGTGTGGGCGGAAAGCGGCTTGCCGCGAGTGACCGATTCGATGCCGTCAAGTGGCAAAAGTTTTTTTGCGACATCGCGCCGGTTCGGGATCATGTGTCCCGCGCTGTGTCTCAGAAAGCCTGCTGTCCACGTTGTCGATTCGGTCCTGAGCGTGAAGTTGAGGAGCGGTGCGATCCGAAGTGAGAGTCCGGCGGCGCGGTACAGTTCCGATTACACCGGCTGCGACGATCATGAAGGAGAGTCCGCCTTCGGCATCTTGCCGGATGGCTTCACAAAAAACCCGGCGTTTTCGTCGCTGTACGGACGTCTCATTCTGGACGTGAATCGACTGACCTGTCATTGTGTTGCATAGCCTGCACTGAAAGGCAGGCATTTTCGTGCCGTCCGCGGTGTGGAAGTGCGATGCTTTATCACCATGAAGCACCGTCGCACTTCAGCGGTGGAATGATCTCCACGTTTGTCGGAAACAAGACAAGACAGAGACACGGTTGTCTCGCAGATGCGGTGAGCTGTATGCCTTTGAAATCCCGTTTTCATGGCTGTGGAAAATCCGCAGAGGCTGCTTTCCCACTTGCGGTTGTGATATTGGTGCTGACGTGCATCAGTCGTACCGCTTCTGCCCAGCCACCCGACGACGCGGCGAAGAAGTATCAGGATCAGCAGAAGCACCTGGTCCAGGACATTTCAGCAATCAAGGGCTCGCTGCTGACGAAGGAACTCAAGGGAGTCGCCGCGGATCCGGAAAAGGACATCAAGGGAGTAACCGGCGAGTTCGAAAAGATTGAGCGCACCTACCGTTCCGTCATCCGAAACGGTACCAACAGGGAAGCCGGGCCCGACTTCGATGCTCTGAAGACCGGCCTGGAATATCGCATTTTCGCTCTGTCGGATCCCGATATTCAGGCGAACTATCGCGATCTGGACGCCGCCTTCAGCAACCTGTCACGCGATATCATCGCGGCCCGCAGCATCGCCAATCCGCAGGACCAGCAGCAGTTTCGTCAGATGGTCTGCCGCGTCGCTCTGCCGCTGCTGGAAAAAGTCATCAATGAAGGGAATCTGGTCGCTCGTTCCCTGGCCATCGACATCCTGCCGGAGATGGAAACCCTGAGCCCCAGCGCCGTTCAGCGGCGGCTGGAGATGTTTGACGAAGTCGATGACGCGCTGATCCGGATTCTGAAAGACGAAAAACAACCGGATGTCGTCAAGCTGCGAGCCGCCAGTTCCATCAAGCGATTTCTGGAGAAAGCTGATGCCGTTCC is part of the Planctomycetaceae bacterium genome and encodes:
- the fmt gene encoding methionyl-tRNA formyltransferase, which gives rise to MPLRIVLLGTGEFALPSFKALIESDHEVAGIFTQPDRTGRGHHRHVNSVKQLAEEHGIPVFQPPRVNRPDVLDELRLLNADAFIVAAYGQILKPEFLEIPRLGAFNLHGSLLPRHRGAAPVQYSIWKGDQETGVTIFRIEPALDSGPIAGVVETEIGSKETSGDLMLRLAELSAPLALDVVNQLEHGTARFARQNPSLVTLAPKIRKHDGVIDWTQSPRQIDCHVRAMQPWPKAATWLVSKTREPLRCIILTTNPDPQSLPENVASGSTGTVLLADKRLLVQTGGGVIEICRLQPDGKGPMDATAFLNGYRISGGMQFGGTADTSPA
- a CDS encoding 2Fe-2S iron-sulfur cluster-binding protein — translated: MPTIKFVNEKVTVQAHDGEDIRSVARKNGVQLYSGPHKVVNCMGFGQCGSCNVIIRNGSQNCSKRSFFERIGKWINPLLGLKMLSHPGQDVRLACQTKVNGDVEVETHPSINWHGEKFWN
- a CDS encoding F0F1 ATP synthase subunit epsilon, translating into MADLRLVLVTPETTLFDRPVASIRVPMFDGSAGVYPGRAPLVGRLGVGELKLNELGGGSESYFIDGGFIQVKGEQVSVLTNSAQPVSEISRAKAVEEMTKARAERVRSDEEFAANAHALERARKLVSMARKD
- the atpD gene encoding F0F1 ATP synthase subunit beta, with protein sequence MSATLTQGKVSQIIGSTFDAEFPEDALPEIYNALQIEETVKGIKIRVTGEVQQHLGGGQVRCVALGGTDGMVRGMTVTDTGQPLSVPVGKGTLGRVFNVLGDAIDGRGEVEHDERWPIHRHPPKLENLSAKTEVFETGIKVVDLLTPFVRGGKAGLFGGAGLGKTVILTELIARIASAHGGYSVFAGVGERTREGNDLWLEMQETKIGDTGRSVIEQTCMVFGQMNEPPGARLRVALSALTMAEWFRDATGSDTLLFVDNIFRFSQAGSEVSALLGRMPSAVGYQPTLGTELGELQERITSTNNGAITSVQAVYVPADDPTDPAPATAFSHLDAFIYLERKISEKGIYPAIDPLASSSRILDPQYVGERHYAVARRVQQTLQRYRELQDIIAILGVDELSEDDKMVVHRARRIERFLSQPFLVAEVFTGKPGNITPLEDTIRSFEEICDGKWDHLPESAFMYVGAIEEAEAQYKKMQEEAGE
- the atpG gene encoding ATP synthase F1 subunit gamma, translating into MANPRLLVKRLKSVRNIRKITRTMELIATSRFKRAMDRASEAAEYTKKISEIVGDLGRADLKFSHPLLESRAEQKRSVLLVLTSNRGLCGGYNGSVLRNTMAHMRELKAQGIEYSLEVSGKRGIKFLKFQKIPLARDYTHFEDQPAFAEVDELGTRYAEDYIAGRIDRLDVVYTQFESASRQYAVVESLLPLSSLGGEPAAGKSSGSGIDYEFQPSPQEILEEIVPAAFRAKLFKCFLDAAVSEQIARMVAMKGATENADEMAGSLKQQYNRARQANITSELAEIIGGAAALE
- the atpA gene encoding F0F1 ATP synthase subunit alpha: MKFKADEIASVIQKEIEDFRGQIQTAEVGRVIEVGDGIARCTGLSTAMAGEMVEFPSGITGLVLNLEENSVGVVILGDYLKIMEGDEVKATGTLLSVPVGDAMLGRVVDPLGNPLDGKGPVMTSESRPVEHEAVGVAGRQPVKVPLQTGIKAIDSMTPIGRGQRELIIGDRKTGKTAVAIDTILNQKGTGVKCIYVACGQRAASIAGVVEVLRENGALDYTIVVAASSADPAPLQYIAPYSGAAMAEHFMYNGEDTLVVYDDLSKQAIAYRQLSLLLRRPPGREAFPGDVFYCHSRLLERAVKLSNELGGGSMTALPIIETLEGEVSAYIPTNVISITDGQIYLEPDLFWKGVRPAINVGISVSRVGGNAQNKAMKKIAGSLRLDLAAFRELEAFAQLGTELDKATQAQLDRGYRMVELLKQPQYDPLHVADQVIVIYAGAKGYFDKVPVAKVQQTERELLDFMRSEHADARDKLIEKAELTEEVETALRAALDAFRSRTAAATAA
- the atpH gene encoding ATP synthase F1 subunit delta translates to MSEPLKTRPDHVLEDPGAKAVASLYARSYLSAAKENGVDDAEAELASFVDDVLAVHPDFRQVLVSDSVSRDDKLAVIGRSVAPHCSEFFANFLKVLVRHNRMQLIDEIRQVVVQVREELAGQQRVQVRSARPLSDQSRGQIRDRLKDKLGFEPILQESVDESLIGGLVIQVGDTVYDSSLRTRLKTLTGRLTEKTFHEIQSGRDRFSHPEGD
- the atpF gene encoding F0F1 ATP synthase subunit B; the encoded protein is MMFRYVAYSLKLCCFAFALCVASSVVSVYAQEHAEKSEHGGEAASVDGHAEAGGHGTAPGPPMDPKADLALWSLVVFVIFLFVLKKLAWKPMIEGLDRREAGIRSAIAEAEENQRKSQALLADYEAKLRGAEQTVADMVAEAKRDAERVSQDIVAKAQADVEAMRVRAKEDIGRAKDAALADVFTSVNRQVAAATERVLGRAMNDADQDRLISEALQEIGT
- the atpE gene encoding ATP synthase F0 subunit C: MSRFVKLFCLVFAAMLATAVPAMAQDGGTSISFSGAFGAGIVMLGAGWGIGKIGASAVESMARQPEVAGDIRGAMIVAAALIEGATFFALIVCIARGG
- the atpB gene encoding F0F1 ATP synthase subunit A, producing MAGEEHQEDLFHHVRDAAGFDLPGGHADAHGHGLLDIRLPDTFNFDIGIFSFELTKFMVLQVVAAAIVLFVFWGLARRIRSGEPVKGRFWNFWEAIALFIRDEVVRPTIGDDHHDHGHGDGHGDHSHEPTGGHPADKYLPFIWSCFFYILICNLLGAIPWLGSATGNINVTGALAVVAFFATVTYGFQAMGPAGFFNNMKPETGVPGAGGAVLSYGIFGIEIFGFFIKHAVLAVRLFANIMGGHTVIAVILGFIASFAHEGVAMWSLVTVASIFGQIFIGLLELFVAFLQAYVFAFLSTIFIAMAVHEH
- a CDS encoding AtpZ/AtpI family protein, with translation MSKDSETRRKRRASSIADAYRQAHEVMSAGMSIAICAGVGYWLDTKTGWMPVLTIIGSLAGCVAAAVSLRDLLRRLDKESQKRRERRNDVAASSGLPDSNDKDSCSE